Part of the Pseudomonas chlororaphis genome, CTGATGCGACCTTTGGCGGAGGTGGCGAGAGTCGCAACCGAACAACAAACTGTCGCCTGGTCGACCTCTTCCCTCCCCCCGCGGCCGACGTCCGGGAACCCCGGACGGGCCGTTTCGGTGCGCTGCTGGAGCTTAGCCGGTATTGCGCAAACCGGCGGCAATCCCTGCCACAGACACCAGCAACGCCTGTTCCACGGGGCTGCCCTGGGCGACCTCGGGTTGCCGCGAGCGGGCCAGCAGTTCGGCTTGCAACAGGTGCAGCGGGTCGAGGTAGGTGTTGCGCAAGCGGATGAATTCCAGCGTGTCTGGGCTATGTGCCAGCAGCTGCGACTGACCGGTCAACCCCAGCACCACCGAACAGGCCTGCGACAATAGGTCGCGTAAATGCGCACCCAATGGCAGCAACTCAGGTTCCACCAGACGTTCGTCGTAGGAGCGCGCGATATCGGCGTCGGCCTTGGCCAGCACCATCTCCAGCATATCGATGCGGGTACGGAAGAATGGCCACTGCTCGCGCATCTGGCCGAGCAATTGCCCTTCACCCCGCTCCAGCGCCTTGCCCAGGGCGGTTTCCCAACCGAGCCAGGCCGGCAACATCAGGCGGGTCTGGGTCCAGCCAAAGATCCAGGGGATCGCCCGCAGGCTTTCGATCCCGCCGGCCCGACGCTTGGCCGGACGACTGCCCAACGGCAGGCGACCCAGTTCCTGCTCGGGCGTGGACTGGCGGAAATACTCGACGAATTGCGGGTTCTCCCGCACCACCGCGCGGTAGGCGTTGACACCGTCGGCGGCCAGTTCGTCCATCAGGTGCCGCCACTCGGGGGTCGGCGGTGGTGGCGGCAACAGAGTCGCTTCCAGTACGGCGGCGAGGTACAGGTTGAGGTTCTGCTCGGCGATGTCCGGCAGACCGAATTTGAAACGAATCATTTCGCCCTGCTCGGTGGTGCGGAAACGCCCGGCCACCGAGCCCGGCGGCTGGGACAGGATCGCCGCGTGGGCCGGACCGCCGCCACGCCCGACCGTGCCGCCGCGACCGTGGAACAACAGCAGTTCGACCTGCTGCTCGCGACAGATGTCCACCAGCCGCTCCTGGGCCCGGTACTGTGCCCACGCCGCCGCCGTGGTGCCGGCATCCTTGGCGGAGTCGGAATAGCCGATCATCACTTCCTGGGGGCCTTGCAGCCGAGAGCGATAGCCCGGCAACCGCAGCAGCCGCTCGATCACCGGCCCGGCGTTGTCCAGGTCGGCCAGGGTTTCGAACAGCGGCACCACCCGCATCGGGCGCAGCACGCCGGACTCTTTCAACAACAGTTGCACCGCCAGCACGTCGGAAGCCGCGCCGGCCATGGAGATCACGTAGGAGCCCAGGGACGCCGCAGGTGCCGCCGCCACTTCACGGCACGTGGCCAACACTTCGGCCGTGTCAGCCGATGGTTTGAAATGGGCAGGCAACAGCGGGCGCCGGTTGTTCAGCTCTTCCAGCAGGAAACTGATGCGCTGTTCCTCGTTCCAGTCCTCGTAGCGACCCAGGCCCAGGTAGTCGGTGATTTCAGTCATGGCCGAGCAATGGCGGGTCGAGTCCTGGCGCACGTCCAGGCGCACCAGGAACAGGCCGAAGGTGACTGCCCGGCGCAGGCAATCGAGCAACGGCCCGTCGGCGATCACGCCCATGCCGCACTCATGCAGCGACTGGTAGCACAGCTCCAGCGGGTCCAGCAGTTCGCGGTTGCTCTGCAGCACATCGGCGGACGCTGGCGTGGCACCTTTCAAGGCCGCGTGGGCCCAGTTGCGGGTGGCCCGCAGGCGCTCGCGCAACTGCTTGAGCACGGCGCGATAGGGTTCGGCGCTGTCACCCGCCAGGGCACGCAAGACGTCGCTGGCGTTCTGCATGGACAGCTCGGCGGCCAGGTGATCGACGTCACGCAAGTACAGGTCCGCCGCCATCCACCGCGCCAGCAACAGCACTTCGCGCGTTACCGCCGCCGTGACGTTCGGGTTGCCGTCCCGGTCGCCGCCCATCCACGAAGCAAAACGGATCGGCGCGGCCTCCAGCGGCAGGCGCAGCCCGGTGGCCGCGTGCAGGGCCTGATCGGCCTTGCGCAGGTAATTGGGGATGGCCTGCCACAGCGAATGCTCGATCACCGCGAAGCCCCACTTGGCCTCGTCCACGGGGGTCGGGCGGGTGCGACGGATTTCCTCGGTATGCCAGGCCTCGGCGATCAAGCGTTGCAGGCGCTCATGAATCTGCGCCCGCTCGGCGCTGGTCAGGTCGCGGTGGTCCTGGGCCGCCAGTTGCGCGGCGATGGCGTCGTATTTCTGGATCAGCGTACGCCGGGCCACTTCCGTGGGGTGGGCCGTCAGCACCAGCTCGATCTCCAGCCGTCCCAATTGCCGCGCCAGGGCCTCGGCGCCGTGGCCCTCGGCCCGCAACCGGGCGAGCAGCTCGGGCAACACCCGGGCCTCGAAGGGAGCCGGCTGCGACTCTTCGCGGCGGTGGATGAGCTGGTACTGCTCGGCGATGTTGGCAAGGTTGAGAAACTGGTTGAATGCCCGCGCCACGGGCAGCAGCTCGTCTTCGCTCAACGCGTTGAGGCTGGCACTGAGTTCGGCATCCGCCGAGCCGCGCCGATCGGCCTTGGCGCCCTTGCGGATCTGCTCGATCTTGTCGAGGAACGTGTCGCCGTACTGCTCGCGAATGGTATTGCCCAGCAGCTCGCCGAGCAGGTGGACGTCCTCGCGCAAGCGGGCATCGATATCGGTCATCAGCAGTTCTCCAGCAAAAGGTCCGGACAGCGAACGGGGTAGACGCGTTGCCATAGAGAGTGCCGATGCCGGTCGTTTATGACAAGCGACGAAGGGTCTTTAAACCTTGTAGGACAAAGCTAGTCTGATGAATAGGCCACACAACGGCTTGCCACTCACCACGCCTGCCATAAGCAGACTTATTGAGGCCATCATGAAAATCCGTGAGCTTGCCCAGCATTGGGAAGAAAACGCCAAGGGTCGCCTGACCCAGACCGGCTACACGATTCACCTGGACGTCGAAGCCGCGGCACGACTGGCGGCAATCTGTGACATGTACCCCAAGCGCCAGCCCGAGGAACTGCTGGGCGAACTGATCGGGGCCGCGCTGGAAGAACTCGAAGCGAGCTTCCCGTACGTCAAGGGGCAGCAGGTGGTCGCCACCGATGAAGAAGGTGACCCGCTGTACGAAGACGTCGGCCCGACGCCGAGATTCCTCGCCTTGTCGCGTAGGCATCTGCATGAGCTTTCCTCGCAGAACGACAAGCCGAAACACTGACTCCCTTCCCGCTCGTGGTCTCCCGGACGCCATGACTGGCGCCGGGAATACCGCTGCACGCCTTGAAAGTTCAGCTTTTTTGCCATTGACCAATCAGTCAGCAATTCTTTTGGCGAATGGCCACCTCCGCTGAACTTTTGAAAAAAGCTTCGGGTCACACCGAATAACCATACTGGAACGGCCGTTTTAATAAACGCGCCCTGGCCTCCGCGCCTAAACAGACGTCACGGTTTCGGTCCCAGCATGGATTTGTAGTTTTTTTCAGGAGTTTTCCAATGGAGTTGAAGCCTATGAATACCTGCACTGCGAAACCCTCATCCGCGGGCCTGCGCGGCCTCAAGCTGGCTGCCCTGGCCATCGGTAGCAGCTTCATCCTGGCCGGTTGCGCGGGCAACCCACCTTCGGAGCAGTACGCGGTGACCCAATCGGCGGTCAACAGCGCCGTGACGGCCGGTGGTACCGAATTCGCCGCGGTGGAAATGAAATCGGCCCAGGACAAGCTCAAGCAAGCCGAACTGGCCATGCACGACAAGAAATACGACGAAGCCAAGCGTCTGGCCGAACAGGCCGAATGGGATGCTCGCGTCGCCGAGCGCAAGGCCCAGGCCGCCAAAGCGGAACAAGCACTCAAGGATTCCCAGAAAGGGGTTCAGGAACTGCGTCAGGAAGGCATGAACAAGATTCAGTAATCGGTTCAGGCCACGACGTACTTCTCATTGATAAAAGGACGACAGACTATGATGCACAAACACTTGATGATGCCCGCCCTGCTCGCTGCCTGCGTAGCCCTGGCCGCTTGCTCCCATGACCCGAACGCGAACCTGGAACAGGCCCGCACCAACTACAACGGCCTGCAGGCTGACCCAGCGGCGACCAAGGTGGCAGCCCTGGAAACCAAGGACGCAGCCGATTTCCTGGCCAAGGCCGACAAGGCTTACCTGGACCGGGAAGACGAAGCCAAGGTCGACCAACTGGCCTACCTGACCAACCAGCGTGTTGAAGTGGCCAAGCAGACCATCGCCCTGCGCAACGCCGAGGCCGCGCTGAAAAACGCCGGTGACGAACGCGCCCGTGCGCTGCTCGATGCCCGCAATGCGCAGATCAAGCAACTGCAGGACAGCCTGAACGCCAAGCAGACCGAACGCGGTACGCTGGTGACTTTCGGTGACGTGCTGTTCGCCACCAACAAGTCCGACCTGCGCTCCAGCGGCCTGGTCAACGTGAACAAACTGGCACAGTTCCTCCAGGAAAACCCGGACCGCAAGGTGATCGTCGAAGGCTACACCGACAGCACCGGTTCGGACTCCTACAACCAATCGCTGTCCGAGCGCCGTGCCAGCTCCGTGCGCACTGCCCTGGTGAAAATGGGCGTCGATCCGGCCCGCATCGTGACCCAGGGTTATGGCAAGGAATTCCCGGTCGCCGACAACAACAGCGTTTCGGGCCGTGCCATGAACCGTCGCGTGGAGGTGACCATCTCCAACGACAACCAACCCGTCGCCCCGCGTTCGAGCATGAGCGCCAACTGATCGGTTGACGGCAATGAAAAAGCCCCGCCTGACCCAGTCAGGCGGGGCTTTTTCATTGCTGAACACTTCCCCACATGAGGGAGCGGGCTTGCTCGCGAAAGCGGTGTGTCAGTGACCTGTGCATCGACTGACACATGGTGTTCGCGAGCAAGCCCGCTCCCACAGGAGATCACTGGAAGTCATGGATTATTTCAAGGCTGCAGCTTCTGCGGCGTCTCCTGGCCCATGCAGCGCACGGCGCGTTTCTTTTCGTTGACCAGCACACCGGTCAGGCCTTTCTGCTCGGTGTCAAACAGCACCAACACACCGTCGATGCATTGGGCCACTTGGGGCGCGGGCTCCAGGGAGACTTTGTAGTCTTCGCCCGGCACGGTCTTGAGCATGGTGAATTCGTTGAGCAGCAACGCGTCCTCGGGCTTGGCGAAGTGCAGGTAACCGTAGTACCACAACACCGCGACAGTGCCGAGGATGCTGCAGATACCGGTGATGATCAGGGGGATGGCGTTACGTTCTTCGCTCATTGCGGACTCTCTGGGGATTGATCGGGTGATTTCGGATAATTCGGCACTTCGCCCAGGCGACGCAGGCCGTCGAAATGCGTGGGGTCGTCGAGGTAGCGCAACATCACGGTTCGCCAGGTCGGGTCGGCGAATGTCTGTACATGCCCGCCACGGGTCAATTGCAGGACCCTGGGCGGCGGCGCAGCTTGGTACAGGCGGATGCCGTTGGAAAGGGGCACGATCGGGTCGTCCAGGCTGTGATAGATCAGTTTCGGCACGCCGGTCAATTGCGCCATCGAGCTGATCGCGCTGTCACCGTCCGGCACCAGCCAGGACAACGGCACCTGGAACGGCCAGGTCAACCACGAGGTGCTCAGGGCAAACCGCCCGACATCGCGATAGCTGGCCGGCACGCCGTCGAGCACCAGCGCCTTGAGCTGTCGCTGGCGCTGCGGATGCTCCACCAGGTAACGCACCGCCAACGCGCCTCCCAGGCTCTGGCCGAGCAACACCAGTGGCTTGCCTTGGACATCGGCGGAACGGTCGAGCCATTGGAACGCGGCGTCGATGTCCTGGTAGATCGCTGGCAGGCTCGGCTCGCCCTCGGACACGCCATACCCCCGGTAGTCGACCATCAGCACCTGGTAGCCCTGCTCCGGCAGCCACCAGCTCCCGCCCAAGTGCCAGGCCAGGTTGCCGCCGTTGCCGTGCAGATGCAGCACCGTGCCCTTGACCTCGACACCCGGCTTGACCGGTAGCCACCAGCCCCGCAGCTTGAGGCCGTCGGCGGTGACCAGGGTCACGTCGCGGTAGTCGAGCTTGGCCCGCTCCGGGGTGAACGGCAGGCCCCGCTCAGGGTAGAACAGCAGCGAGCTGCAACCGCTCAGGGCCAGCAACAGGCAAAAGATGCCGAGGGTTCGCATCCGGTGAAGCCTCGCAAAAAAATCAGAGTTGGAACACCCTCCTGTGGGAGCGGGCTCGCTCACGAAGGCGATGTGTCAGCTAATGATCCTGTCGACTGACACACCGCTTTCGCGAGCAAGCCCGCTCCCACAGAGGTTGGGTGTTGTATTCAAAGGATATTGGAATAATCCGCTTCGATCCGATCCAGGCTCAGGTGGTTCAGGAAGTTGGAAAAGCACATCCAGGCCGAGAGTGCATTCATGTCGCGGAACTGCTCGGGCAGGTACTTGGGCGGCACGACCAGGCCCTCGTCCACCAGTTGCCGCAGGGTGCGCATATCCTCCAGGGTGGTCTTGCCGCAGAACAGCAGCGGCACCTGCTCCAGCTTGCCTTTGCGCACGGCCAGCTGAATGTAGTTGTAAACCATGATGAAGCCCTTGAGGTAGGACAAATCTTTGGTGAATGGCAGGCCGGTCGGCACCGAGCCACGGAACACTCGGCTGGCGTTGCCGTAGCTTTCCGCCATCTCAAAGCCCTGCTCGCGGAAGAATTCGAAGACCTGCAGGAAGTCGGCGCCCTCCTCCACCATGTGGATGGCGCGGGTGCGGTTGGTGAGCTTGCGCAGCCGGCTCGGATAGGAAGCGAAGGTGATGATCTCCATCAGGATCGCCAGGCCTTCCTGGGTCACCGTCGACGAGGGCGGGCCCTTGGACAGGAAGGTGCAGATCGGCTGGTTCAGCCCGTTGAGGGTGGTGCCGACATGCACCAGCC contains:
- a CDS encoding lipoprotein — protein: MSEERNAIPLIITGICSILGTVAVLWYYGYLHFAKPEDALLLNEFTMLKTVPGEDYKVSLEPAPQVAQCIDGVLVLFDTEQKGLTGVLVNEKKRAVRCMGQETPQKLQP
- a CDS encoding chromosome partitioning protein ParA; translated protein: MELKPMNTCTAKPSSAGLRGLKLAALAIGSSFILAGCAGNPPSEQYAVTQSAVNSAVTAGGTEFAAVEMKSAQDKLKQAELAMHDKKYDEAKRLAEQAEWDARVAERKAQAAKAEQALKDSQKGVQELRQEGMNKIQ
- a CDS encoding phosphoenolpyruvate carboxylase (catalyzes the formation of oxaloacetate from phosphoenolpyruvate); this translates as MTDIDARLREDVHLLGELLGNTIREQYGDTFLDKIEQIRKGAKADRRGSADAELSASLNALSEDELLPVARAFNQFLNLANIAEQYQLIHRREESQPAPFEARVLPELLARLRAEGHGAEALARQLGRLEIELVLTAHPTEVARRTLIQKYDAIAAQLAAQDHRDLTSAERAQIHERLQRLIAEAWHTEEIRRTRPTPVDEAKWGFAVIEHSLWQAIPNYLRKADQALHAATGLRLPLEAAPIRFASWMGGDRDGNPNVTAAVTREVLLLARWMAADLYLRDVDHLAAELSMQNASDVLRALAGDSAEPYRAVLKQLRERLRATRNWAHAALKGATPASADVLQSNRELLDPLELCYQSLHECGMGVIADGPLLDCLRRAVTFGLFLVRLDVRQDSTRHCSAMTEITDYLGLGRYEDWNEEQRISFLLEELNNRRPLLPAHFKPSADTAEVLATCREVAAAPAASLGSYVISMAGAASDVLAVQLLLKESGVLRPMRVVPLFETLADLDNAGPVIERLLRLPGYRSRLQGPQEVMIGYSDSAKDAGTTAAAWAQYRAQERLVDICREQQVELLLFHGRGGTVGRGGGPAHAAILSQPPGSVAGRFRTTEQGEMIRFKFGLPDIAEQNLNLYLAAVLEATLLPPPPPTPEWRHLMDELAADGVNAYRAVVRENPQFVEYFRQSTPEQELGRLPLGSRPAKRRAGGIESLRAIPWIFGWTQTRLMLPAWLGWETALGKALERGEGQLLGQMREQWPFFRTRIDMLEMVLAKADADIARSYDERLVEPELLPLGAHLRDLLSQACSVVLGLTGQSQLLAHSPDTLEFIRLRNTYLDPLHLLQAELLARSRQPEVAQGSPVEQALLVSVAGIAAGLRNTG
- a CDS encoding membrane protein — protein: MHKHLMMPALLAACVALAACSHDPNANLEQARTNYNGLQADPAATKVAALETKDAADFLAKADKAYLDREDEAKVDQLAYLTNQRVEVAKQTIALRNAEAALKNAGDERARALLDARNAQIKQLQDSLNAKQTERGTLVTFGDVLFATNKSDLRSSGLVNVNKLAQFLQENPDRKVIVEGYTDSTGSDSYNQSLSERRASSVRTALVKMGVDPARIVTQGYGKEFPVADNNSVSGRAMNRRVEVTISNDNQPVAPRSSMSAN
- a CDS encoding alpha/beta hydrolase, whose amino-acid sequence is MRTLGIFCLLLALSGCSSLLFYPERGLPFTPERAKLDYRDVTLVTADGLKLRGWWLPVKPGVEVKGTVLHLHGNGGNLAWHLGGSWWLPEQGYQVLMVDYRGYGVSEGEPSLPAIYQDIDAAFQWLDRSADVQGKPLVLLGQSLGGALAVRYLVEHPQRQRQLKALVLDGVPASYRDVGRFALSTSWLTWPFQVPLSWLVPDGDSAISSMAQLTGVPKLIYHSLDDPIVPLSNGIRLYQAAPPPRVLQLTRGGHVQTFADPTWRTVMLRYLDDPTHFDGLRRLGEVPNYPKSPDQSPESPQ
- a CDS encoding pilin assembly protein gives rise to the protein MKIRELAQHWEENAKGRLTQTGYTIHLDVEAAARLAAICDMYPKRQPEELLGELIGAALEELEASFPYVKGQQVVATDEEGDPLYEDVGPTPRFLALSRRHLHELSSQNDKPKH